GCGATGCGCATGTTTCACGTGAAACATCGACGCCCGCCGACCGACCCGCCGGGCGTCCCCGCTCTTCCACCACCGGCCCGGGGCGCAAGGACCGCACGCGGAACGGGCGTCGGAGGATCGCCGTCCTGGGGACCGTCTTCACCGTCGCCGCCCTGGGACTGGGCTCCGTCCTGCTGTCGTCGCTGGGCGACGGCAAGCCGTCGAATGACACGGCGGGTGCACAGCAGACCGCCCCCGCGGACACCTTCTCCGAGGGGAAACTCGAGAAGCAGGTCACCGATCTCCTGACCGAGAAGCAGAGCAAGAAGGGCGGCTCACGCACTCCCTTCGGCGCGGCAACCGCCCCCGGCACCGACCATCCCCAGGTCTTCAAGGCGCCCACAGTGCCCGGCTGCGTCCGCGACGGCATCGGGCGCAAGGACACAGCCCTTGCTGTCGAGAACGGCAGGTATCAGGGGAAGAAGGCCATGCTGGTGTTGCTCCCCGACGCTTCCGACGCCACTCGGGTCACCGCCTACATCGTCGACGCGACGTGTGTGGATCACTCGGCGACGACCGCCGCGGGCAAGGTCCTTCTTCAGCGCTCGTACCCGTCCGCCTGAGACACGTCTGCCTCTTCATCCTGCGCGGTACCCCACACAGGGCCGCTTCTCCGTGTGCCCGGACACAGCGGGAATGCGCGCCCCTTAGGATCCGTTGGGTGGGGTGAGAGTTCCGAGAGGAACTCCCACCGGTCGAACGACGCAGTCCAGAGACGAGGAATCAAGCCGTGAGCGACGTCCGTAACGTGATCATCATCGGCTCCGGGCCCGCCGGCTACACGGCGGCGCTCTACACCGCGCGCGCGTCGCTGAAGCCACTGGTGTTCGAGGGCGCCGTCACCGCCGGCGGTGCGCTCATGAACACCACCGACGTCGAGAACTTCCCTGGCTTCCAGGACGGCATCATGGGCCCCGAGCTCATGGACAACATGCGCGCCCAGGCGGAGCGCTTCGGGGCCGAGCTCATCCCGGACGACATCGTCAACGTCGACCTGACCGGTGAGATCAAGACCGTCACGGACACGTCCGGTACCGTCCACCGGGCCAAGGCCGTCATCGTCGCCACCGGCTCGCAGCACCGCAAGCTCGGTCTGCCGAACGAGGACGCCCTCTCCGGCCGTGGGGTGTCCTGGTGCGCCACCTGTGACGGGTTCTTCTTCAAGGACCAGGACATCGCCGTGATCGGTGGTGGCGACACCGCCATGGAGGAGGCCACCTTCCTCTCGCGGTTCGCCAAGTCCGTGACCGTCGTCCACCGCCGCGACACGCTGCGCGCATCCAAGGCCATGCAGGAGCGCGCCTTCGCCGACCCCAAGATCACGTTCGTGTGGGACAGCGAGGTCGCCGAGATCCAGGGCGACCAGAAGCTCTCCGGCCTGAAGCTGCGCAACCTCAAGACCGGCGAGCTTTCGGACCTGCCGGTGACCGGTCTCTTCATCGCTATCGGCCACGACCCCCGCACCGAGCTCTTCAAGGGTCAGCTCGACCTGGACGACGAGGGCTACCTGAAGGTGGACGCGCCGTCGACACGCACCAACCTGACCGGTGTCTTCGGTGCCGGCGACGTGGTCGACCACACCTACCGTCAGGCGATCACCGCAGCAGGGACCGGCTGCTCCGCCGCTCTCGACGCCGAGCGCTACCTCGCCGCCCTCGCGGACGAGGAGCAGCCCGAGCCCGAGAAGACCGCTGTCTGACCCCTCTCCCTACCCGCCCCACGCACCAAACAGTTAAGGAGCCCGCCGTGGCCGGCACCCTGAAGAATGTGACCGACGACTCCTTCGAGCAGGACGTCCTCAAGAGCGACAAGCCCGTCCTGGTGGACTTCTGGGCCGCCTGGTGCGGTCCATGCCGCCAGATCGCGCCGTCCCTCGAGGCGATCGCCTCCGAGTACGGCGACAAGATCGAGGTCGTCAAGCTGAACATCGACGAGAACCCGGGTACGGCCGCCAAGTACGGCGTCATGTCCATCCCGACCCTGAACGTCTACCAGGGTGGCGAGGTCGCCAAGACCATCGTGGGCGCCAAGCCGAAGGCCGCGATCGTTCGCGACCTCGAGGAGTTCATCGCCGAGTGAACCGGCGGAGCCGTCTGAGCGACGGTGCGTGTTTCACGTGAAACACGAATGGGCCAGCCCGGAAGGGTTGGCCCATTCGTTTGACTGCTTCCTCTACAGCGGCCGCAGTGCCGGCTCCTTCTGTACGGCTCCCAGGAGCCGGTCCAGCGCCATCTCGACGTCTTCCTTCCAGGAAAGCGTCGACCGCAGTTCCAGCCTCAGCCGGGGATAGGTGGGGTGCTGCCGGACCGTCTTGAAGCCCACCGCCAGGAGATGGTCGGCGGGCAACACACAGGCCGGTTCCTTCCAGCGCGCGTCTCCGAACGCCTCGATCGCCTTGAACCCGCGCCGCAGCAGATCCTTGGCGACCGTCTGAACCATCACCCGGCCGAGCCCCTGCCCCTGGTACCCCGGCACGATGAACGCGGTCATCAGCTGAACCGCGTCGGGGGAGACGGGACTCGTGGGGAACGCCGCGGAGCGGGGGACATAGGCGGGAGGGGCGTAGAGCACGAAGCCCACCGGTACGTCGTCGACGTACACGACACGACCGCAGGATCCCCAGTCCAGCAGAACGGCCGAGATCCAGGCTTCCTTCTCCAGAGCGGACTCGCCCGCCTTTACCGCGGCCTCACTGCTGACCGGATCAAGCTCCCAGAAGACACACGAGCGACAGCGCTTGGGAAGGTCCTGAAGGTTGTCCAACGTGAGCGGTACGAGCCGGCGCCCCATGAAGGCTGTTCCTCGCTTCCTTGGCCTGCCGCGTCGCGGGCGGCTGTCAGAGCGCTCCGTTCCCTGAGGAGACTGCCGATGAATCCACCGACCGCCCCCAGCCCCAAACCGGCGCTCACCAGTCCAGTGCGGCTCATCGTTCGCATGGCCCCTGCCTTCCTCTGAGAGGTGCTGCCGGGTGGTTGCGCCGTATCCGATCGCATCGTATCCACGATGCGATTCCATCGATACCGCCAGAAAGGAAAGAGCGGGCCACGTTCCGGCACACACCGGACATGGCCCGCTCTGTCATCCACAACAGAGGCTCCTGCCGGAGGCTCAGGACTCGCTCTCCTCGGAGTCGCCCTCCAAGAGGCTCTTCTGCAGAACCGGTCCCTCACCCGGAGCGAGTGAGCCGAGGATCCGCTCAAGGTCCTCCATCGAGGCGAACTCGACGGTGATCTTGCCCTTCTTCTGGCCCAGATCGACCTTCACCCGCGTCTCGAAGCGGTCCGAGAGCCGCGTGGCGAGCTCGGACAGCGCGGGAGAGACACGAGCACCGGCACGCGGGCCCTTGGGCCGCTGGGCCTTCTGGGGACGTGAACCCATCAGGGTCACGATCTCCTCGACGGCCCGCACCGACAGGCCCTCGGCCACGATGCGGTGGGCCAGCCTGTCCTGCTCCTCCGAGTCCTCGACGGACAGCAGGGCCCGCGCGTGGCCGGCGGAGAGCACTCCGGCGGCGACCCGGCGCTGCACCGCTGGCGAGAGCTTCAGCAGACGCAGGGTGTTGGAGACCTGCGGGCGGGATCGGCCGATGCGGTCCGCCAGCTGGTCGTGCGTGCAGTTGAAGTCCCGCAGCAACTGGTCATAGGCGGCTGCCTCTTCCAGCGGGTTCAGCTGGGCACGGTGCAGGTTCTCCAGCAGAGCGTCCAGAAGGAGCTTCTCGTCCTCCGTGGCCCGCACGATCGCCGGGATCGCCTCCAGCCCCGCCTCGCGGCAGGCCCGCCAGCGGCGCTCGCCCATGATGAGCTCGTAGTGGGCGGGACCCACCTGCCGTACGACGACCGGCTGGAGGAGCCCCACTTCCTTGATGGAGGTGATGAGCTCGGCCAGCGCGTCCTCGTCGAAGACCTCACGCGGCTGCCGCGGGTTCGGCGTGATGGAGTCGAGGGGGATCTCGGCGAAGTGCGCACCGATGGGCGCCGCAGGTGCGGCGGGAGCAGTGGGCTGCGCCGGCTCCTCTGTTTCACGTGAAACAGTCGGCAGCGTCGCCACCTTCGCTGCGGCCACCCCACGGTCGTTCGGCAGCACGGGCACTGCCGCGGGAGATGGGGAAGCGGCGCCCGCCGCCGCAGCCTGGGCTACCGACTTCTCCGTCGGCGCAGCAGGGATCAGTGCGCCGAGACCACGGCCCAGCCCCCTCCGTCGCTCGCTCACTGGATGCCCTCCACCATGCTCGGGTCGTTCTGCTGTGCGCCGATGTGGGCGTGCGTGGCGTCATAGCTGATGCCAACGCCCTTCAGCG
The genomic region above belongs to Streptomyces coeruleorubidus and contains:
- the trxB gene encoding thioredoxin-disulfide reductase, encoding MSDVRNVIIIGSGPAGYTAALYTARASLKPLVFEGAVTAGGALMNTTDVENFPGFQDGIMGPELMDNMRAQAERFGAELIPDDIVNVDLTGEIKTVTDTSGTVHRAKAVIVATGSQHRKLGLPNEDALSGRGVSWCATCDGFFFKDQDIAVIGGGDTAMEEATFLSRFAKSVTVVHRRDTLRASKAMQERAFADPKITFVWDSEVAEIQGDQKLSGLKLRNLKTGELSDLPVTGLFIAIGHDPRTELFKGQLDLDDEGYLKVDAPSTRTNLTGVFGAGDVVDHTYRQAITAAGTGCSAALDAERYLAALADEEQPEPEKTAV
- a CDS encoding ParB/RepB/Spo0J family partition protein, translating into MSERRRGLGRGLGALIPAAPTEKSVAQAAAAGAASPSPAAVPVLPNDRGVAAAKVATLPTVSRETEEPAQPTAPAAPAAPIGAHFAEIPLDSITPNPRQPREVFDEDALAELITSIKEVGLLQPVVVRQVGPAHYELIMGERRWRACREAGLEAIPAIVRATEDEKLLLDALLENLHRAQLNPLEEAAAYDQLLRDFNCTHDQLADRIGRSRPQVSNTLRLLKLSPAVQRRVAAGVLSAGHARALLSVEDSEEQDRLAHRIVAEGLSVRAVEEIVTLMGSRPQKAQRPKGPRAGARVSPALSELATRLSDRFETRVKVDLGQKKGKITVEFASMEDLERILGSLAPGEGPVLQKSLLEGDSEESES
- a CDS encoding GNAT family N-acetyltransferase, giving the protein MGRRLVPLTLDNLQDLPKRCRSCVFWELDPVSSEAAVKAGESALEKEAWISAVLLDWGSCGRVVYVDDVPVGFVLYAPPAYVPRSAAFPTSPVSPDAVQLMTAFIVPGYQGQGLGRVMVQTVAKDLLRRGFKAIEAFGDARWKEPACVLPADHLLAVGFKTVRQHPTYPRLRLELRSTLSWKEDVEMALDRLLGAVQKEPALRPL
- the trxA gene encoding thioredoxin — translated: MAGTLKNVTDDSFEQDVLKSDKPVLVDFWAAWCGPCRQIAPSLEAIASEYGDKIEVVKLNIDENPGTAAKYGVMSIPTLNVYQGGEVAKTIVGAKPKAAIVRDLEEFIAE
- a CDS encoding anti-sigma factor family protein, with protein sequence MTSTTDMAGHPDVAEISDLAEGVLPPSRSTDVRRHLDGCELCADVYASLEEIRGLLGTLPGPPRMPADVAGRIDAALAAEALLNATGPEAAESQTPVSAPRSPSEDDSDAHVSRETSTPADRPAGRPRSSTTGPGRKDRTRNGRRRIAVLGTVFTVAALGLGSVLLSSLGDGKPSNDTAGAQQTAPADTFSEGKLEKQVTDLLTEKQSKKGGSRTPFGAATAPGTDHPQVFKAPTVPGCVRDGIGRKDTALAVENGRYQGKKAMLVLLPDASDATRVTAYIVDATCVDHSATTAAGKVLLQRSYPSA